One segment of Variovorax paradoxus DNA contains the following:
- a CDS encoding YybH family protein has translation MKRPEDAPHAFQAAWNDHDMARFGALFHDDATFVNRFGHYVRGVEAIVALHAPIHATIYSVRRWRTT, from the coding sequence ATGAAACGACCCGAAGACGCCCCCCACGCATTCCAGGCCGCATGGAACGACCACGACATGGCCCGCTTCGGCGCGCTGTTCCATGACGACGCGACGTTCGTCAACCGGTTCGGCCACTACGTGCGAGGTGTGGAGGCGATCGTCGCGTTGCATGCGCCCATCCACGCGACCATCTACAGCGTTCGACGCTGGCGAACGACCTGA